In Lautropia mirabilis, one DNA window encodes the following:
- the ybgF gene encoding tol-pal system protein YbgF, with amino-acid sequence MILRLRPVFLKAPLLAALLGAGLQLASPPAQAALFGDDEARQAVLNLRTKVDTLQRDLSRQLNDLASRQTDIEQRLGRLEVSQKASLSRQNDIDSLRQEVAQLRGQLEDTLNQLQQAQKSQQDMSADMDSRLKRFEPTQVTIDGRQFSVEQAEKNEFEAALALFRKSNFKAADQAFAKFAKTYPESPYLPTALYWQGGAQYAQGNYNGAVNTLQSLIQRFPDSARKADALLLIGNAQVDAGNDKAARQTFIRIGKEHPNTPAANAARERLKAM; translated from the coding sequence ATGATCCTGCGTCTTCGCCCTGTCTTCCTCAAAGCCCCGCTGCTGGCCGCCCTGCTGGGCGCCGGCCTGCAGCTGGCCAGCCCTCCGGCCCAGGCCGCCCTGTTCGGTGACGACGAGGCCCGCCAGGCGGTGCTCAACCTGCGCACCAAGGTCGACACCCTGCAGCGTGACCTCTCCCGCCAGCTCAACGACCTTGCCAGCCGGCAGACCGACATCGAGCAGCGCCTGGGACGGCTGGAAGTCAGCCAGAAGGCCAGCCTCTCGCGCCAGAACGACATCGACAGCCTGCGCCAGGAAGTGGCCCAGCTGCGCGGCCAGCTCGAAGACACCCTGAACCAGCTGCAGCAGGCCCAGAAGAGCCAGCAGGACATGTCCGCCGACATGGATTCGCGCCTGAAGCGCTTCGAGCCCACACAGGTCACCATCGACGGCCGCCAGTTCAGCGTCGAGCAGGCCGAGAAGAACGAGTTCGAAGCCGCACTCGCCCTCTTCCGCAAGAGCAACTTCAAGGCCGCCGACCAGGCCTTCGCCAAGTTTGCCAAGACCTACCCGGAAAGCCCCTACCTGCCTACTGCGCTGTACTGGCAGGGCGGGGCCCAGTACGCCCAGGGCAATTACAACGGCGCGGTCAACACCCTGCAGTCGCTCATCCAGCGCTTCCCCGACAGCGCCCGCAAGGCCGACGCCCTGCTGCTGATCGGCAATGCCCAGGTCGACGCTGGCAACGACAAGGCGGCCCGCCAGACCTTCATCCGCATCGGCAAGGAGCACCCCAACACCCCGGCGGCCAACGCCGCGCGTGAGCGTCTGAAAGCCATGTAA
- a CDS encoding NADPH-dependent FMN reductase family protein yields MLCGVLVALCCSVFVMPSAFAKDLIVYLSRSHNTEAVARMIQTETGGELVALELQKPYPENCRATVAQVQMEDESGYRLLSEPASTTCSSSTGYSLVFPPGACSCRHRSAAFWPAMI; encoded by the coding sequence ATGCTGTGCGGCGTCCTCGTTGCCCTGTGCTGCTCCGTATTCGTCATGCCATCGGCCTTTGCCAAAGATCTGATCGTCTACCTGAGCCGCAGCCACAACACCGAGGCCGTGGCACGCATGATCCAGACGGAAACTGGCGGAGAACTGGTGGCCCTGGAACTGCAGAAGCCCTACCCCGAAAATTGTCGGGCCACCGTAGCGCAGGTGCAGATGGAGGATGAAAGCGGCTATCGCCTCCTCTCAGAACCCGCCTCGACAACCTGCAGCAGTTCAACCGGGTATTCATTGGTTTTCCCACCTGGGGCATGCAGCTGCCGCCACCGATCCGCAGCTTTCTGGCCAGCCATGATCTGA
- a CDS encoding flavodoxin family protein: MGFPTWGMQLPPPIRSFLASHDLKGKTVAPFKTHAGYGVGSGFEEINRLCKGCRVTPGLSLQGGRERDGILFVMEGTKAEESRAQVRQWLSRLK; the protein is encoded by the coding sequence ATTGGTTTTCCCACCTGGGGCATGCAGCTGCCGCCACCGATCCGCAGCTTTCTGGCCAGCCATGATCTGAAGGGCAAGACCGTGGCACCCTTCAAAACCCATGCCGGCTACGGCGTGGGCAGCGGCTTCGAAGAGATCAACCGCCTGTGTAAGGGCTGTCGTGTGACTCCGGGTCTGTCCCTTCAGGGCGGGCGCGAGCGCGATGGCATCCTGTTCGTCATGGAAGGCACAAAAGCCGAGGAAAGCCGCGCACAGGTCCGGCAATGGCTGTCCAGACTGAAGTGA
- a CDS encoding carboxymuconolactone decarboxylase family protein yields MPQKQTAGRDRLGDFAPKFAELNDDVLFGQVWSREQELAPRTRSLITISALISGGNFEQIPAHLRIGRQNGITQAEIAEVITHLAFYVGWPKAWSAFNLAKQIYTDKEEQP; encoded by the coding sequence ATGCCCCAGAAACAAACGGCTGGCCGCGACCGGCTGGGTGACTTCGCCCCCAAGTTCGCCGAACTGAACGATGATGTCCTGTTCGGACAGGTCTGGTCGCGCGAGCAGGAGCTGGCGCCCCGCACGCGCAGTCTCATCACCATTTCCGCACTGATTTCGGGCGGCAATTTCGAACAGATCCCCGCCCACCTGCGCATCGGCAGGCAAAATGGCATCACCCAGGCAGAAATTGCCGAGGTCATTACCCATCTGGCCTTCTACGTGGGCTGGCCCAAAGCCTGGTCGGCCTTCAATCTGGCCAAACAGATCTATACGGACAAGGAGGAACAGCCATGA
- a CDS encoding cupin domain-containing protein, protein MNSEQQVKHGIFPFGEKNDKYARSFVGQSYLSMLAANPDIPVAVANVSFEPGCRNNWHVHTDGYQILIAVAGEGWYQEEGQPARAMKPGDVVITPKGVKNWHGATKDSWFSHVAITAGATEFFEAVPMADYDALPG, encoded by the coding sequence ATGAACAGCGAGCAACAGGTCAAACACGGCATATTCCCGTTTGGCGAGAAGAACGACAAATACGCCCGCTCCTTCGTGGGACAAAGCTACCTGAGCATGCTGGCTGCCAACCCGGACATTCCGGTCGCCGTGGCCAATGTCAGCTTCGAGCCGGGCTGTCGCAACAACTGGCATGTGCATACCGATGGTTACCAGATCCTGATCGCCGTTGCCGGCGAAGGGTGGTATCAGGAAGAAGGCCAGCCAGCCCGGGCGATGAAACCAGGCGATGTGGTCATCACACCCAAAGGCGTGAAGAACTGGCACGGCGCCACGAAGGACAGCTGGTTCAGCCACGTGGCCATCACGGCCGGGGCCACCGAGTTCTTCGAAGCGGTGCCCATGGCCGACTATGATGCACTGCCGGGCTGA
- a CDS encoding DAPG hydrolase family protein has product MQKMNFTFSASGWSAMADSPDMPSALMIHLGRDVERGFELFSSYMIGVHKEWSRLAGVEGLGEKALAHARAQGMTGKALEQTAYDMSVHDMTEFTRLGEMLPEIGVRKDVEAGRLQRVLPDWAGSTVPVHALTATRLLPARTRAFIDFMKENAQNPD; this is encoded by the coding sequence ATGCAGAAAATGAACTTCACCTTCAGCGCCAGCGGCTGGTCGGCCATGGCCGACAGTCCGGACATGCCCTCTGCCCTGATGATTCATCTGGGGCGTGATGTCGAGAGGGGCTTCGAGTTATTCTCTTCCTACATGATCGGCGTGCACAAGGAATGGTCCCGTCTGGCTGGCGTGGAAGGGCTGGGCGAAAAGGCCCTGGCCCATGCACGGGCGCAGGGCATGACCGGCAAGGCGCTGGAACAGACCGCCTATGACATGTCCGTGCACGACATGACGGAATTCACCCGGCTGGGTGAGATGCTGCCGGAAATTGGCGTACGCAAGGACGTAGAGGCAGGTCGGCTGCAGCGTGTGCTGCCGGACTGGGCTGGCAGTACGGTGCCCGTTCATGCGCTGACGGCCACGCGGCTGCTGCCGGCCAGAACCCGGGCGTTCATCGATTTCATGAAGGAAAACGCGCAGAATCCTGACTGA
- a CDS encoding iron ABC transporter substrate-binding protein, translating to MVRDGRFDAGRRRWLAGVAETTALAVWPGVGVSADAAVATVAAAPAAAAELDGLVARFGALPANGEVRRVFAAGPPAGVLLAAVAPQKLLGWPMKLPAQARAWMGEPLADLPYLGRLAGRGSTMPLEALLELQPDLVLDSGTVDATYLSGTERLHRQTGLPCVLVQGGLADSARQLRAVGALLGESARVERLAAFADEVLRLAAQVTRDVSAEQRPRVYLARGVAGLETARIGAINAEVIELAGGRNVAVESGRGGLMRVSLEQLLRWDPAVILTQDAGFASSVRHDRDWRSVRAVREGRVLLAPALPFGWLDGPPGMNRLMGLRWLLQRLHPDHVVWRTASSLDDMVQSFYQLFYGKALSAAQRRELLTA from the coding sequence ATGGTGCGGGATGGTCGCTTCGACGCCGGGCGCCGTCGCTGGCTGGCCGGCGTGGCGGAAACGACGGCTCTGGCCGTGTGGCCAGGTGTTGGCGTGAGTGCCGATGCTGCTGTCGCTACTGTCGCAGCCGCCCCTGCCGCTGCAGCCGAGCTGGATGGGCTGGTGGCACGCTTTGGCGCTCTGCCAGCGAACGGAGAGGTACGCCGGGTGTTCGCGGCCGGACCTCCGGCCGGCGTGCTGCTGGCGGCCGTGGCGCCACAGAAACTGCTGGGATGGCCCATGAAGCTGCCGGCCCAGGCCCGAGCCTGGATGGGCGAGCCACTGGCCGATTTGCCGTACCTGGGGCGGCTGGCGGGGCGAGGCAGCACGATGCCGCTGGAGGCTCTGCTGGAGCTGCAGCCGGACTTGGTGCTGGATTCCGGTACGGTGGATGCCACCTACCTGTCAGGGACTGAGAGGCTGCATCGGCAGACGGGGTTGCCCTGTGTGCTGGTGCAGGGTGGGCTGGCGGATTCGGCCCGCCAGCTGCGGGCCGTTGGGGCGCTACTGGGAGAATCAGCACGCGTCGAGCGCCTGGCGGCTTTTGCCGATGAGGTGCTGAGGCTGGCGGCTCAGGTGACACGGGACGTGTCAGCGGAACAACGTCCCAGGGTGTACCTGGCACGTGGCGTGGCGGGCCTTGAGACCGCGCGGATCGGCGCCATCAATGCAGAGGTGATCGAGCTCGCCGGAGGCCGCAATGTGGCGGTCGAGAGTGGTCGGGGTGGATTGATGCGTGTGTCGCTGGAGCAGCTGTTGCGCTGGGATCCGGCCGTGATTCTCACCCAGGATGCCGGCTTTGCGAGCAGCGTGCGTCATGACAGGGACTGGCGATCTGTCCGTGCGGTGCGTGAGGGGCGGGTCCTGCTGGCACCCGCTCTGCCCTTTGGCTGGCTGGACGGGCCACCCGGAATGAACCGCCTGATGGGGCTGCGCTGGTTGCTGCAGCGGCTGCATCCTGACCATGTAGTCTGGCGCACGGCATCGTCGCTGGATGACATGGTGCAGAGTTTCTATCAGCTGTTCTATGGCAAGGCGCTTTCCGCAGCACAGCGGCGGGAACTGCTGACTGCATGA
- a CDS encoding DUF2478 domain-containing protein, which translates to MGNGQGDLPLAALEHADDEHDMEDVLERVARRLQAEGAHVGGLVHRVDDYPSGSKRMVLFDLRSDRSFELSQDLGGASVACNLNPQALGEASAVLRQALADGVDLVVINRFGGVEAEGGGFVMEFADFIEAGIPVLTAVAARHQSGWQRFTGGLHVALPTDEEALMAWCRAQLARRGADGTVPVSAKADVPPQTGGDAGAGEDRVRTPGQHPALA; encoded by the coding sequence ATGGGGAACGGGCAAGGGGATCTGCCTCTGGCAGCGCTGGAGCATGCCGATGACGAGCATGACATGGAGGACGTGCTGGAACGGGTGGCCAGGCGCCTGCAGGCCGAGGGCGCCCATGTGGGCGGTCTGGTGCACCGGGTGGATGACTACCCCAGTGGCAGCAAACGGATGGTGCTCTTTGATCTGCGGTCAGATCGCTCGTTCGAGCTGTCACAGGATCTGGGGGGCGCATCGGTGGCCTGCAACCTGAACCCGCAGGCGTTGGGCGAGGCCAGTGCTGTGCTGCGTCAGGCACTGGCCGATGGTGTCGATCTGGTGGTGATCAACCGCTTCGGCGGCGTGGAGGCCGAGGGCGGTGGCTTTGTCATGGAGTTTGCCGATTTCATCGAGGCCGGCATTCCGGTGCTGACGGCGGTGGCTGCACGCCACCAGTCCGGCTGGCAGCGTTTCACGGGCGGGCTGCACGTGGCATTGCCTACAGACGAGGAGGCGCTGATGGCCTGGTGCCGGGCCCAGCTGGCACGGCGAGGAGCAGATGGCACCGTACCCGTCAGTGCCAAAGCTGACGTACCGCCCCAGACGGGGGGCGATGCCGGAGCCGGTGAGGATAGGGTCCGGACCCCGGGACAGCACCCGGCGCTGGCCTGA
- a CDS encoding TonB-dependent receptor plug domain-containing protein, translating into MMLVLGALAVSTAAAQQSSPASGEEPGVFELGTVEVRARAPVQPDVLKLGGSLLTAARVDTVSDAVRHLPGVSLTVNGRNETMLNVRGFDSRQVPVYVDGIPLYVPYDGYADFDRFTAFDLAQVSVAKAGASLLYGPNTLGGAVNLVTRRPTQPFEGDVRLGLATGGGRKAALNLGGKQDLWYYQVGASLLESDHFRLPKGFKDFKRQPTDTGKYRSNADRKDRRLSFKLGLMPNASDEYAVGYVRQRGEKGNPVYTGTSTARNATRYWRWPYWDKDSVYVLTSTRLDAGNVLKTRLYHDTYKNGLDMYRNASYAAHDPTSSYKDMSLGLSATWENHAFAAHALRLAAHYKVDRHDDEGRRYRDVTTSLVAADDIALNDRQRLTLELSHDQRDAKEVYQWPTGKTDATNGLIRFGQILGASGDEAYVLVAQRTRFPTIKDRYSARLGRALPNPDLKPELAHHLELGVQGALWQGAQGQAAIFYSRVRDQIQTMTVNSSSCGGTTCNQEQNVGRTRNQGLELSLVQQLERQWALNLGYTLLHRTNLSDRSIQLTDTPRHRLLAGVQWQPQERWTLRADVEAEQGRKVQFSGSRQALALGGYGVVGLAARYQATRALDVDVGVSNLGDKWYQFSDGYPMPGRSYYLNVGYRF; encoded by the coding sequence ATGATGCTGGTGCTCGGGGCTCTGGCCGTTTCGACCGCAGCGGCCCAGCAGTCTTCCCCGGCTTCGGGCGAGGAGCCTGGCGTATTCGAGCTGGGCACTGTCGAGGTGAGGGCACGTGCACCTGTGCAGCCGGATGTGCTGAAGCTGGGCGGAAGCTTGCTGACAGCTGCCCGGGTCGATACGGTGTCGGACGCGGTACGCCATCTGCCGGGGGTGAGCCTGACGGTGAACGGCCGCAACGAGACGATGCTGAACGTGCGCGGCTTCGATTCCCGACAGGTGCCGGTGTACGTGGACGGCATCCCGTTGTATGTGCCTTATGACGGCTATGCGGACTTCGACCGCTTCACGGCCTTCGATCTGGCACAAGTGAGTGTGGCCAAGGCAGGTGCTTCTCTGCTGTACGGCCCCAACACGCTGGGTGGTGCGGTCAACCTGGTGACGCGCCGGCCGACGCAGCCCTTCGAAGGCGATGTGCGCCTGGGGCTGGCCACTGGAGGAGGACGCAAGGCGGCGCTGAACCTGGGAGGCAAGCAGGACCTCTGGTATTACCAGGTGGGTGCCTCGCTGCTGGAGTCCGATCATTTCCGGCTGCCCAAGGGGTTCAAGGATTTCAAGCGTCAACCCACCGATACTGGCAAATATCGGTCGAATGCCGACCGCAAGGACCGGCGCCTGTCGTTCAAGCTGGGGCTGATGCCCAATGCGTCGGACGAGTACGCCGTGGGCTATGTGCGCCAGCGAGGCGAGAAGGGCAACCCGGTCTATACGGGCACTTCCACGGCGCGCAATGCGACGCGCTACTGGCGCTGGCCGTACTGGGACAAGGACAGTGTGTATGTGCTGACATCCACCCGGCTGGATGCAGGCAATGTGCTGAAGACGCGTCTCTACCACGACACGTACAAGAACGGGCTGGACATGTATCGCAACGCCAGTTACGCCGCGCATGACCCTACCAGCAGCTACAAGGACATGAGCCTTGGCCTGAGCGCGACGTGGGAAAACCATGCGTTTGCCGCGCATGCGCTGCGCCTGGCGGCACACTACAAGGTGGATCGGCATGACGACGAGGGACGACGCTATCGGGACGTGACGACTTCGCTGGTGGCGGCCGATGACATTGCACTGAATGACCGGCAGAGGCTGACGCTGGAGCTGAGCCATGACCAGCGGGATGCGAAGGAGGTCTACCAGTGGCCGACCGGCAAGACGGATGCCACGAACGGGCTGATCCGCTTTGGCCAGATCCTGGGCGCATCGGGTGACGAGGCCTATGTGCTGGTGGCGCAGCGCACGCGCTTTCCCACCATCAAGGATCGCTACTCGGCACGGTTGGGGCGGGCGCTGCCCAATCCCGACCTGAAGCCCGAGCTGGCTCATCATCTGGAGCTGGGCGTGCAGGGGGCACTCTGGCAGGGCGCCCAGGGGCAGGCAGCCATCTTCTACAGCCGGGTGCGCGACCAGATCCAGACCATGACGGTGAATTCCTCGTCCTGCGGCGGCACGACCTGCAACCAGGAGCAGAACGTGGGGCGTACCCGCAATCAGGGGCTGGAGCTGTCGCTGGTGCAGCAGCTGGAACGGCAGTGGGCGCTGAACCTGGGATATACGCTGCTGCATCGGACCAATCTGAGTGATCGCAGCATCCAGCTGACTGATACGCCCCGACACCGATTGCTGGCCGGGGTGCAATGGCAGCCGCAGGAGCGCTGGACGCTGCGTGCCGACGTGGAGGCCGAGCAGGGGCGCAAGGTGCAGTTCTCTGGCAGTCGGCAGGCGCTGGCCCTGGGTGGCTACGGCGTGGTGGGGCTGGCTGCCCGTTACCAGGCCACGCGTGCGCTGGATGTCGATGTGGGCGTGAGCAACCTGGGCGACAAGTGGTATCAGTTCTCGGATGGTTATCCGATGCCCGGGCGCAGTTATTATCTGAATGTGGGGTATCGGTTCTGA
- a CDS encoding diflavin oxidoreductase yields the protein MNPGIPLPPELILQLGSLSPIQLAWLSGYCWSQCQQPAAQAFPGQSGAIGAVTGQPGGALTVPGAVVGGSAGQTSTATGTAPAATRRITILSASQTGNARRVASQLADSLKKAGLQPRLTSAADFKSKTLPGEDILLLVSSTQGEGEPPEEALPLHKFLFGKKAPKLDTLHFAVLGLGDSSYPKFCQAGRDFDARLAELGAHRLHDRGDCDLDFQATATAWIDAITPVLKKLCGDNAGPASGGVQPAAGNSPGTTGAFPGAFPGAFPLASTPGTLNTAGNLGSFPQPADAAVATAEAPAAQVWTREQPFTASLSVRQKITSRNAEKDVEHIEIDLSDSGIRYQPGDALGVWPVNAPDLVSEILSLHRLKGDETVQLADGTSTDIRHALTHHVDITQNTPSFVQAYAAHSGKRELQEIVENAEALDVYLASTPPVGVFAEHPHPLPAQELLKLFRPQAPRLYSIASSQDDVGDEVHLTVGVVQFRHHGQHYTGAASGYLGHLLEEGDGVRVFVEPNPHFRLPADGDTSIIMIGAGTGIAPFRAFMQQREAQGDTGRNWLIFGNQRFTDDFLYQAEWLQYRKSGLLTRADLAWSRQGKEKVYVQHRLAQAGADVWQWLQEGAHLYVCGDANRMARDVERALKEIVMTHGGMSEDDADDYLNDLREDRRYQRDVY from the coding sequence ATGAATCCCGGCATTCCGCTCCCTCCAGAACTGATCCTCCAGCTTGGCAGCCTCAGCCCGATCCAGCTGGCCTGGCTGTCGGGCTACTGCTGGTCCCAATGCCAGCAGCCGGCCGCACAGGCCTTTCCTGGTCAATCCGGTGCCATAGGTGCCGTCACAGGACAGCCCGGTGGCGCACTCACAGTTCCCGGTGCAGTCGTCGGAGGCTCAGCCGGCCAGACATCCACTGCCACAGGAACCGCACCGGCAGCCACGCGCCGCATCACCATCCTGTCCGCCTCACAGACGGGCAACGCGCGCCGTGTGGCCTCGCAACTGGCAGACAGCCTGAAAAAGGCAGGCCTGCAGCCCAGACTGACGAGTGCCGCCGACTTCAAGAGCAAGACACTGCCCGGTGAAGACATCCTGCTGCTGGTCAGCTCCACCCAGGGCGAGGGCGAGCCCCCCGAAGAGGCACTGCCCCTGCACAAGTTCCTGTTCGGCAAGAAGGCCCCCAAGCTGGACACGCTGCATTTTGCCGTGCTGGGACTGGGCGACTCTTCGTACCCGAAGTTCTGTCAGGCAGGTCGCGATTTTGATGCACGACTGGCCGAGCTAGGCGCACACCGACTGCATGACCGCGGTGACTGCGATCTGGATTTCCAGGCCACTGCCACCGCATGGATCGACGCCATCACGCCGGTACTGAAGAAGCTGTGCGGAGACAATGCAGGACCCGCCTCGGGTGGTGTTCAGCCCGCCGCCGGCAACAGCCCGGGCACGACGGGGGCCTTTCCGGGAGCATTCCCGGGCGCGTTTCCGCTGGCTAGCACCCCGGGAACCTTGAACACGGCCGGCAACCTGGGAAGCTTCCCCCAGCCTGCTGATGCCGCCGTGGCAACCGCCGAGGCCCCGGCTGCACAGGTCTGGACGCGAGAGCAGCCTTTCACCGCCAGCCTGTCGGTACGCCAGAAGATCACCTCGCGCAACGCCGAAAAGGATGTCGAACACATCGAGATCGATCTGTCGGACTCCGGCATCCGGTACCAGCCCGGCGATGCATTGGGCGTGTGGCCGGTCAACGCACCGGACCTGGTCAGCGAGATCCTGTCCCTGCACCGCCTGAAAGGCGACGAAACGGTGCAACTGGCCGACGGCACATCCACCGACATCCGTCATGCACTCACTCATCACGTCGATATCACGCAGAACACGCCTTCCTTCGTGCAGGCCTATGCTGCCCACAGCGGAAAGCGTGAGCTGCAGGAAATCGTCGAGAACGCCGAAGCGCTGGATGTCTACCTGGCCAGCACACCACCCGTGGGCGTATTTGCCGAGCACCCGCATCCACTGCCAGCGCAGGAGCTTCTGAAACTGTTCCGTCCCCAGGCACCACGGCTCTATTCCATTGCTTCATCACAGGACGACGTGGGCGATGAAGTGCACCTCACCGTCGGTGTCGTGCAGTTCCGTCACCACGGCCAGCATTACACCGGCGCTGCTTCCGGCTACCTGGGCCACCTGCTGGAAGAAGGCGATGGGGTGCGTGTCTTTGTCGAGCCCAACCCTCACTTCCGCCTGCCAGCCGATGGCGACACATCGATCATCATGATCGGCGCCGGTACCGGCATCGCCCCCTTCCGCGCCTTCATGCAGCAACGCGAGGCGCAGGGTGATACAGGCCGGAACTGGCTCATCTTCGGGAACCAGCGTTTCACTGACGACTTTCTCTACCAGGCCGAATGGCTGCAATACCGCAAGAGCGGTCTGCTCACCCGCGCGGACCTGGCCTGGTCCCGCCAGGGCAAGGAAAAGGTCTACGTGCAGCACCGTCTGGCACAGGCGGGAGCCGATGTCTGGCAGTGGCTGCAAGAAGGCGCACACCTCTATGTCTGCGGTGATGCCAACCGCATGGCACGTGACGTGGAGCGCGCCCTGAAAGAGATCGTCATGACCCACGGCGGCATGTCCGAAGACGATGCCGACGACTATCTGAACGACCTGCGTGAGGACCGTCGCTACCAGCGGGATGTCTACTGA
- the cysI gene encoding assimilatory sulfite reductase (NADPH) hemoprotein subunit yields the protein MSNAVLDKRAKLPDAPLADNERLKGNSHYLKGTIREDLGDGLTGGFNGDNFQLIRFHGMYEQDDRDIRAERVGQKLEPLKNVMLRCRLPGGIIQPQQWLGIDKFATEQTLYGSIRLTNRQTFQFHGVLKENIKPMHQWLNQLGLDSIATAGDVNRNVLCTSNPVESSLHREAWEWAKKISEHLLPRTRAYAEIWLDGQKVQSTENFFGTPVIDKAKSGDDTEPVLGKSYLPRKFKTTVVIPPHNDVDLHANDLNFVAIGDGKHLVGFNVLVGGGLSMEHGNTRTYPNVAREFGFLPLDKVLDCAAAIVSVQRDWGNRSDRKNAKTRYTLERVGTDVFIAEVENRMGAKFEPIRPYEFTTRGDRIGWVQGEEGNWHLTLFIENGRLVDRPGKPLKTGMREIAKVHKGDFRLTANQNLIVANVRPEDKEQIERLARDHGLMSDRVTPQRENSMACVSLPTCPLAMAESERFLPQFSDRMDELMARHGLSEEHVVLRVTGCPNGCGRSMLAEIGLVGKAIGRYNLYVGGNREGTRIPRLFKENIVQEEILEIIDGWLGAWAQGRQGEEGFGDFAVRTGIIAPVLDAPRDFWTVAA from the coding sequence ATGTCGAACGCCGTACTGGACAAACGCGCCAAGCTGCCTGATGCGCCCTTGGCCGACAATGAACGCCTGAAAGGCAACAGCCATTACCTGAAGGGAACCATCCGTGAAGATCTGGGTGACGGACTCACCGGTGGGTTCAACGGAGACAATTTCCAGCTGATCCGCTTCCACGGCATGTACGAGCAGGATGACCGCGACATCCGTGCCGAGCGCGTGGGTCAGAAGCTGGAGCCGCTGAAGAACGTCATGCTGCGCTGTCGCCTGCCAGGCGGCATCATCCAGCCGCAGCAATGGCTGGGCATCGACAAGTTCGCTACCGAACAGACGCTCTACGGCAGCATCCGGCTCACCAACCGACAGACCTTCCAGTTTCATGGCGTGCTGAAAGAGAACATCAAGCCCATGCACCAGTGGCTCAACCAGCTGGGCCTGGACAGCATCGCCACTGCGGGTGACGTGAACCGCAACGTGCTGTGTACCAGCAACCCGGTGGAATCGTCACTGCACCGTGAAGCCTGGGAATGGGCCAAGAAGATCTCCGAGCATCTGCTGCCTCGCACCCGGGCCTACGCGGAGATCTGGCTGGACGGGCAGAAGGTGCAATCCACCGAGAACTTCTTCGGCACCCCGGTCATCGACAAGGCCAAAAGCGGCGACGACACCGAACCCGTGCTGGGCAAGAGCTATCTGCCGCGCAAGTTCAAGACCACGGTGGTCATCCCGCCGCACAACGACGTGGACCTGCACGCCAACGACCTGAACTTCGTGGCCATCGGTGACGGCAAGCATCTCGTCGGCTTCAACGTGCTGGTGGGCGGCGGCCTGTCGATGGAACACGGCAATACCCGCACCTATCCCAACGTGGCGCGCGAATTCGGCTTCCTGCCGCTGGACAAGGTGCTCGACTGCGCTGCTGCCATCGTGTCGGTGCAGCGTGACTGGGGCAACCGCAGCGACCGCAAGAATGCCAAGACCCGCTACACGCTGGAGCGCGTTGGCACCGACGTGTTCATCGCCGAAGTGGAAAACCGCATGGGCGCGAAGTTCGAGCCCATCCGCCCCTATGAATTCACCACTCGGGGCGACCGCATCGGCTGGGTGCAGGGCGAGGAAGGCAACTGGCACCTGACGCTGTTCATCGAGAACGGCCGTCTGGTGGACCGCCCGGGCAAACCGCTGAAGACTGGCATGCGCGAGATTGCCAAGGTTCACAAGGGTGATTTCCGGCTGACGGCCAACCAGAACCTGATCGTGGCCAATGTGCGCCCCGAGGACAAGGAGCAGATCGAACGCCTTGCCCGCGACCATGGGCTGATGAGTGATCGCGTGACGCCGCAGCGCGAGAACTCCATGGCCTGCGTCTCGCTGCCCACATGCCCGCTGGCCATGGCGGAATCCGAACGCTTCCTGCCGCAGTTCTCCGACCGCATGGACGAACTGATGGCGCGGCACGGCCTGTCCGAAGAGCACGTGGTGCTGCGCGTGACGGGCTGCCCCAACGGCTGCGGCCGTTCGATGCTGGCCGAGATCGGCCTGGTGGGCAAGGCCATCGGCCGCTACAACCTGTACGTGGGCGGCAATCGCGAAGGCACCCGCATCCCGCGCCTCTTCAAGGAGAACATCGTGCAGGAAGAGATTCTGGAAATCATCGACGGCTGGCTGGGTGCCTGGGCCCAGGGGCGCCAGGGCGAGGAAGGCTTTGGCGACTTTGCGGTACGCACCGGCATCATTGCCCCGGTTCTGGACGCCCCGCGCGATTTCTGGACTGTCGCTGCCTGA